TTATCTCCTTATCCCCTTTCTTACACTTTTGATATATAGCCTGAACGGTTACCCCACAAGTTCCTCCATAGTTCACACCACCTCCACCATCCCAAATCCTTGATTTCGTCTGAAGCCAAGCCCGAGTTGGTAGATTTTATATAAGTCATCCGGATTACCTTTTAGAATGAACTTACCTTTAAATCCGATAAGTTTCATTGGTACTTTAGTTTTTAGATGGTCGCTAATGGTATATTTGATGACCTCTTTTTTTAAGTCAACCGGGATAAATTCCAATTGGGTAATATTAAGTTCTTTCAGGCTAAAGATAAGTTCCTTAAGAAATCGAGATTCATCAAAGGAGATAGTATTTTCGGGACCAGAAAAGCGGCTGATTTTATTCTTTGTTTGTGGATGTAAAACAGGCTTTTTGTCTTTGTCAACAACAATGATGGGTGACATAGTTTTAAAACAAATCTCTCCTTGAGTAAAATAGGTCTTATTTTTTTCATTGAGAGGAAAGATATTAATTAGATGAAGAGTTTCGTCAAGAGGAAAATCCATAGTTTTTACTTTAAGTAATCCATTATAAATCTTTATACCAGTGGCTTGTGGGTCTTCTGAGATATTCAGAGTAGAAAGATAGAGTCTGGTATTGCGTCTTATTGTTAGAATATCAGCCGAGATTTGGACACACTCAAAGAAGACACTAAAACAGAACGGTTTGGTCTGGTGATGGTTAGATAAATAAAATTGTTCATATAATTCCGCAGATTCTT
This DNA window, taken from bacterium, encodes the following:
- the cas6 gene encoding CRISPR-associated endoribonuclease Cas6; protein product: MINSGIIFNMRIGVVYKIDKLPIEYRSCFFSLIKEAIKQESAELYEQFYLSNHHQTKPFCFSVFFECVQISADILTIRRNTRLYLSTLNISEDPQATGIKIYNGLLKVKTMDFPLDETLHLINIFPLNEKNKTYFTQGEICFKTMSPIIVVDKDKKPVLHPQTKNKISRFSGPENTISFDESRFLKELIFSLKELNITQLEFIPVDLKKEVIKYTISDHLKTKVPMKLIGFKGKFILKGNPDDLYKIYQLGLGFRRNQGFGMVEVV